The DNA region GTTctgttattgatgatgatgatgatgaatattttgatgatcCAAATATGATGTCACCATGTGCACAAATATATGCTCGTTCATTGTGtgctaaaaaattgaaattttgttaataaataattagcaaTTATCAAATGACAAATGCTCAAACAAAGTATGCGTAcctatgtttaaaaatatttattgcaattttaatttaagaaaaaaaaaatgaattatttcaatctatgatatgaaaaaaaaaaagcaaataatttattttagaataattaaaatcaattattctaaaaataaaaataaaaaatgcaattattaattttaaacgtttaaacattttcttttctgtaaataatatttatgataatttgtatataaataaacattaattattaaaataaaataaatcaattaattaatattcaaatgtaAAACAAATTCTTATTATTGtctaatcatttttttttttatcataaatttaataataattaaaaaaaaaaaataataattctaaaaaaaaagccctgatgataataatttctattaaattatttaacaataaaaaaaagttgttaaataatttaattatctataaaaaaaattaaataaaaaaataattatatttttttttatttaataaataatttaaagtgaatcgaaataattcaaatttaaaaaacagcaAAATGAGCTCAGGTCTGCCactacttgaaaataaaaattgcgcAATCTTAAAGTAGTGTGCGaatgttgtaaattttgtatatatacacagaCTCactactactattattattataaataattgttgattttttttttttaatttcatgtgTTTTCATTGACTCAAGAGAGAGAGTTAAAAAGCCGACgacaattaatgacaattGACAAGTGTCTTTAAACCCaaacaatttacaaaataattaataaaaaacaaaaattaaataaatagttacaatgtcattattgaaattaatcaatatgATGAAAGTCAAGTTGACAGGGGTCGTTTGTTGAGAGGTGAACAAAGTgggtgttttaattttttgtttgtgatCAAGGCGCAAgtgcataaataaaaatattgtacaaCACTTGTAAtatatcataatatttaattaaaaaataattgttattattttataattaataataataaaaaactaattgttgTGTTAATAAAATGTCACTGTAATGCCGAAAAAAAGTGGAAAGAATTTTAAGGATACTGGGACAACGAGGAGacatcaaattgatgataatgaaaaatcgtTAAATAacataacaaataataatttaaatattagtaataaaaatttaaaaagatggtatttattaaaaaaaaaatttggatattTAAATGACGATGATTTTATTGTTCATTTGCTTGATCTTGCTGATGAAAATATTaggtttgttatttatataattattattgttttttttattttttaaaaatatatttacttattattattgattatttatagcctgagtaaaattaataaaattaattttatattattaaaaatttcatgtattttaatttgttatttatggttttttttttagtcaagaTACAACGCCTGTCATCATTAGAAATACAAACAATGATGAGGAGAAAAATTCGATTGAagatgtacaaaaaaattatggtgAACAAGATGAACCACGTCGTCGAAGTCCCAGGAAACAACTGGTGTCAGTTATAACTGACAAGTCAATTGATAAACTAACAAATAATActgatgataaaacaaaaaaattacatgatcatgttgatgatgatcaacaaaaatcattaaaaataaaacataaaaataaaacaaaacatcacaaagaaaaacgtaaaaaacgtaaacatttaaaaaatacagattcattaataattgataaattaccaGATGACATATTTGACAATGaagatgaaatattaaaaattaatgatgctATTGAAGACCATGGTTTAATTGATGAATCagttattcaaattaataaatttcaagatgataatattaatgtaccacttgataatataaatagtaaagaaaatatatgcCAAAATTTACAGACTAATGATGACATTGATGCCAATGACAATGacgacaatgatgatgatggtgttgataaaaatatatcaatccaagataacataaattataaaagtatatCTGTATTAAAACATGGAACAGATAAATTaccaattgtattattatcaaatgaattaaCAACAAGTAAATTAGCATCAATGTCCAATCataattcatcattaaaaagtgatgaattattatcagatgataatgatgctgatggtgatgatgaatcaCTATCagaatatacaataaattatacagaaacaaatgacaaaagaataacaagaaaacgtaataaaaatattataaaaactgatgaaaaaaataatacagatgatgatgaaggtgGTGATGAAGATGACGATGACGACAGTGATagtgaattaatttataaacatcgtaaaaaaagacacaaagatttaaaaaataaaaaaaatcatgatcaTAGAAAAGCACCACATGATGGAATAATAATACCATTTGAATCAAACACtgaaaatgaattatcaaaagataatacaataataataaataaaaatattgatacaaCAGATTCAGCATTGACAAATGATAATCATAGACtagcaattaaaattaaattatgtgaaAATTGTAATACACGTCATACACAAGATGCATGTCCATttgaatcaacaaataatgaaataaatgattcaataaaatttgatgattggttaaaaaaatataaaaataatgtagatgttaaaaaagcaatattatctaaaaatcCAATGTCTGAAGGTTATGAAAATAGCAGTAGCAATAAAGATGATGTATTTGAATCTGATGATGATACAAAtatagctgaaaaaaaaaagttaataaatgaagataaaattttaaatattgataataataaaccatTATATTCACGTGAATCATTGCCaaattgttttgaattaaaattaacacaaaATACTGATCATGGTATTGGTATTTATGCTAATAAGCTAATACCATCATTTACAAAACTTGGTCCATTAATTGGTACACCAGTCAAAGAAATGGATATACCAGATGATTTTTCAATGCGTCATATTTGggaaataaatacaaatgataaaatagaatatttatcaacgacaaatccaataaaaagtaattggTTACGTTACATGAGAccagctgaaaaaaaaatagatcatAATGTtgctattgttattaaaaataataatatatattttataacaattgaaGATATTAAATGTGGTATGGAATTACAATATTGGCTTGattcaaaattatcaatatggacacgtaaaaataaaacagataaAACAAATTGTGGTggttgtaatattaattttttacatacattttattatcgTTTACATTGTTGTATATTTCATGATACAAATTACAGCTTAACAATACGTAAATATCATTGTAAAATATGTGGTGTTGCTGTACTTGGTAAAGATAATATTATGAAACATGCTGCTGAATTACACGCTGGACGTGGTGCATATCAATgtcaatattgtaaaaaattttttttacgtttaaattatttagagaTGCATCGTACATATGGTTGTTCTAAAAATCCACAAAGATCAAGACCATTATGTGATTTTTGTGGACGTAAATTTTGTCaaccacaaaaattaaaagtacatATTAAACGTATGCACAGTGATATGTCAGAGGTACTTAAAGAATTTCAGTGTAAATCATGTTTGAAATTATTAGGATCAAGAGCAGCATTACAAAGACATATGAAAGAGGTACATCATAAAGATGTTGTTGCTGCAGCAACATGTGATAGATGTGGAAAAATGtttcaaaataaaagtaatttaaaaattcacatgTTGACACACAGTGGTGTCAAGCCATTCAAGtaagtttatattattttttatattttaaataattataataatgttatttcaatcattaatattttttattttatctagatgtcaagaaaaaaattgtaaagcAGCATTTACTACAAAACAATGTTTacaatttcattataaaaaagtgCATGGTTTAAGTGAAGATATGAtgccaaaaattgaaagatCAGTTGCATATACGTTCGAATCATACAGTGGTGGTCaacatgatgataatgacagtgataatgaaaatgatgatgcaTCAAATCCACAACAATCAACATCTCAAGTAggcatattttaatatttttttcctttatttatttaaataagaaaattgaattttattaaagttttttttatatatatattacaggATAATTCAAGAAATTCAATGGATGATTGTTCATCAGAAAATGGTGGTGTTGTTATGACTCAACAAAAAgatattaatgattataatgatTGTGAAAATTCAGTTATTCAAGAAACATCTAGagaagaagaaataataaatcaacaattacaacagcaacaacaacagcaacaagaaATTTATACATCAACTAAACTGCAAAGTAAAGGTAGTAAAAAATGGATGGGTGAATTTAATCCaccatcaataaaattatcagaGCCAAGCCATCAAGTTGCATTATCACAAACagatatatatgaatttgatgatacaaataaaaaagaaacaatagcaataacaaatattgatgataaattaactaTGAATATTTATCGTAGAACAGAAAGTACAAATGCAAGTTTACTAGTTGAAGCAGCATTAGATGCTGCTGAGCGTGATATTGGTACTGTATCAAGTCCAATACTTGATGATACAGATAGAGAtggtaatatatatacaattacaAATCAATTAAACTCACCACTACCATCATCAAGATCACCAGATGATAGCCACATTGATTTTCAcatgcaacaacaacaacaagatgaTTTAATGTCACCAGTACCAACACCAGACAATAGAAATTCATCGccattaaatatacataatgaTTATCATATTCATCgtaatattgattatatatCATCAACAAGAGCACACAATATTGATCAGTATTTACATAATGATGATATACCAcgtacatcatcatcaccaccaccatcagcatcaacaacaaattataTTCACATGTCACATGGTGACTTAGAATCACCATCAACAACTCCAAATTCACGTTATCATCAAGATATTCATCATCCTCATCCTCTTCAtccccatcatcatcatcaacatcatcatcaacagcatcaagtacaaaatgataatttaacagaTGAAGAAAATGAAAGTGTTGCACAAAATCTCAGTATTTCTGTTAAAGATAAATCATTACAACTTGATTTATCAACTTCATATAAATATGAGCAACTTGATTTAGAATTTAGAGAAAGAAATTTTGAACCATTTATATTGACAAATGAATTACAAGGTCTTGATATGTCAGCTAGAAGTTTTCATACATTTAATGGACAAAGTCCACGTTATCAACAAccaccaacatcatcatcatcgtctcatcatcattatgataatattaatgaacgTCAAAGTGTTGATTTAAGTCGTTcaagtaataattattcacCACCTCCATATCCACATGGAGGCAGTGATGTATTACGTGTTGTTAGTCTTGATTTAACACCTGGTGGAAGACACAGTGTCGACTTGAGCCCAATTAGATCacatttacataataatacaAGTAGAATTATAACAAGTCCACCATCACCTGGTTCAACGTCtcatattgttgatgaaaatattgatactagattattatcatcatcaccattaccaccaccacttGCTCCATTACCATCATACAGCTCAGCTTATCCGGTAAGTCCGGCTGCTTATCATCCACCAAGACCTGGATATCATTATTCtggatattattaataaatttaatttgttttttttatactcattaattatggaataaaattttttgttatattatttttttttgttaagattattattatacttattaatataaataaatgaacaagaTTTCTTTGAGGtccattgaaattataaaataatttaattaacgcACAAATTTAATTGCAAACAAAGgattatttaatgatgtttatacttgtatatttttttataattttaaaatgattgatatttaaatacttgaaattaatCAGAATAcctaattttaattgttataattttttttaaaaaaatttataaatctctagtcttattttaaaaacataaactgtgaatttttcaataaacacaCGTGAccatattaaattgtttaatgcatgattaaatgataattgtaaataataaattattaaatttatatttattataaatcatgATATTAatagttgtaatttttttgtttatatttttactagtATATAATGGaacatttttgaatattaaaatattgacattattatttatgtaaatgaaaataaaataaaaatatttaaataaataaaccaaagattttatgatataaatatttatgtgccAAACATTATAGTATTTagttattgtttaaacaatttaataattattttgatttaattttaatctaaaaaacgaaaaacataaataaacaaactatAGATTatctatctatttttttatttttggaaaaaataattttcatatgtaaaatttaaaaaataaaaaaaaaatagactgTAATTATTTAAGTGTAATTTTGTCTAATTAATTGTGGAATTTTTTcagtaataaaatttcaataattttaattaataattattaattatgaatttataaatttgtaattataattatttgtaacgcAATATTCTTTCCATGTCTTCGAtaaaatttaccaatttttcataaatatatatgtgattaattaagtaattaatttgtttattgaattttaattattattttaattatattaattttaaattttaaaaatcatgtaaCCCGGTATAGGTGATATTTGCTAACATAATAGGTAAACAGCGCTGTAATAGTTCAGCACAGTTCAGTTTAGTTGGTTCAGTTGGACTATACATAGTTGGACACAGCCAAATAATAGCTATTtaggttttataaataaataaggttACACACCACGTGGCAATCCACTTCATTCCTAAGCTAACTTTTTAAACCGTTTACTATTATTTACTCCATTAGAAAATTGTAGTTTCCAGtaaatttttcgaatttattatttaaaataaaatatggagACCAATCCAAGTAAGATGGATATGGAGACTGCAGATTTAAGTCCTACCGAATGGcttgaaaaattcattataatttcgaaagaagaagtaagttttaaattatatatgcgattatatttttgtagctATATACTGTTAATGTTTGATattgattcaattaaataataaactatttttttttcttatacagCTTGAGTTATCAAGAAAATTCTCAGATGATACACCAATAACATctatagaaaataatgatgaagatgatggtgatgatgatgatgatgatgatgattacgatgacaatgatgatgataatgatgatgatgatgaagaacgAAAAATACATGATTTGCGTATGACTCGCATGGCTCCTCTATTTGCTAGTCAACCACGACTCAAAGAAAGtaagaaaataacaattatacactataatttttaatggtaaaacaaaattttgtataaaactctaaatattcaatcaaaatgtttaattaatttttcagtatgcaAAGATTGGGAGAATAGCTTTCTTCTTTCATGCTTTACAAGCTATACATTTAATAGCAATGAAAATGATTCAGTTAATGAAGTACATAAAATAGCAAATGATCTAGAGTACCTAATTGTTCTCTGTGGAAGTAATTTGACTTATTTAAGTGTAACAAAATATCCTACTTCTCAAATAATGCCAATAATCAATGCTAATTGTCCAAATCTTGAGGAACTTGTATTAGCATTCAAAGAAGTAACGAGtcaagattttgaaaatgttttttctaatatgCCTCACCTTAGAGAGTTGAAGATTGAATGGCAATGTGAAAATTCAACTCTACCAATGACTTTAGCCAAGTCATTAGAACAAATTAGTGGAACCTTGAAAAGTTTAGAACTTTTCTCTATCTTAGATCGAAATGATATATTCTTACCAGATTCATGGGCTTctgtaagtttaaatttttaataaatattatacctatattaaaataaaaaatattattcaattttaaatatattatttctttatttttcaggtCTTTCCTCGACTAATTGCTTTGAATCGTTTATACATAAGTAATTTTGGACTAAGTCAACTATTACTCCAGTCGATcggtgaaatgaaaaatttggcTGATCTAACATTAATGATTCGTTGGCAGGAAATTCACCCAATGTTTGATACAAGAATCAATATGTATCCAATTGGGAATTTGAAAAATCTCGAGAAGTTACGGATTGATTGTGATTATGGTATTAGAGATGAATTTTTGGTTAATCTTTGtaataatgctaaaaaattgaagaatttaCGTATAGTTGGCACAAATATAACTGATATTGGTATGAGTGCAATCGATAATTTACAAGAATTAGAAGATTTCAATCTTGGTTTAGCTGATTGTGGTTGGcgatcaaaaaataatgaacttatcactgatgaatcaattcaatgtttattcaatcaaaaattgatcTCCTTGAATATATCAAATTGCATTAATATCACTGATAAAGCGGTAattaaacttgttgaaaatttaccaaatatagattttttattcgttAGTAATACAAAGGTAACTATTGAaggtgttaaaaaaatacgcAGATTAACAAAACATCGCAAAGAACCAATAagtatattaacaaatattaaaacttttaattgattattttcaaatcatcATAGTAGAATCAAAtgaagttctttttttttttttgtctaaaaaaaatattaatcaatatttatcatcaatatatttataataatcaatatatgtaatcaataaatatgtataaaattcatcaatatgtATGACGACAATTAGCATAGAATATGTATTAGTATTCCAACTGGCAGAACCAAATTGGCAACGTTAATCTTGGTACTTTTCTTCCTTTATTACAAACCGTATACCGTATACTagattagataaaaatttttgaaccTTGTTATTTAGTTCTAAGCCAGttgggtaaataaaaaaaataattattatattatattagtttaagttattattatattagttTGAGAGAcgacaataaaattgttttaatttaaatatttacttgcaattaatttatttttatttatttgttatttcttgtcccaaaaataaataaataaaaaaaataataattaacccacaaatttaattacataaaatttgcTGGTTTTTAaacttacttttttaatttaaacaagaaaagattatttgatgatatttatactatatatatatttttttttataattttaaaatattttatatttaaatacttgaaattaatCAGAATACCTAactttaattgttataattttttacaaaaaaatttataaatctccAGTCTTATTTTAGAAACATTAACTgtggattttttaataaacactCGTGACCATATTGTTTAAtgcatgaataaataataattttaaataaataaattattcaatttatatatattaatcataatattaatagtagttgtatttttttttttttgtttatatttctaCTAGTACATACTTGATGAAACATTTttgaatatcaaaatattgatatattattatttatgtaaatgaaaataaaataaaaatatttaaataaatatataaaacaaagatTTTATAATAGGTacgaatatttatatatgccAAACATTATAGTATTtagtaattgtttattttgatttaattttcattgagaaaataaaaacaaacaaactaacaaattatctatatttttacggaaataaataatttttatttgtaaaatttagaaagcgaaaaaaacagcaaaaaaGAGTAAATTGTATAGTCACAAGCAGTGTTACTAATTCCATATACACACGTCATATTACTATAtagttatttgaatttaaataatattgcagTTCTGTTCAGATCAGCAGGTTCAGCAATTCAGTGTGGTTCAGTACAGCACAGTACTGCAGTTGAACTGTTTACGGACACTGCAGTTGGACAGCAAAATaaggttttataaaaataaaggttACACACCACGTGGCAATCGACTTCATTCCTGAATTAACTTTTTAAAccgtttattatttacatcattAGACAATTGTAGTTTCCAGtaaatttttcgaatttattatttgacggtttataatatttttttttacattaaccgaaaataaaatatacggAGACTAATCCAAGTAAGATGGATATGGATCAGATTGATTTAAGTCCTGCTGAATggcttgaaaaatttattataatttcgaaagaagaagtaagttttaaattatatatattatatttttgtagctATACTGTTGATGTTCATTattgattcaattaaataataaactaatttttttcttatatagcttgagttatcaaaaaaattctcagaTGATACAGTAAAAACATCTacagaaaataatgatgaagatgatggtgatgatgatgatgatgatgatgatgattacgatgacaatgatgatgatgatgattacgatgacaatgatgatgataatgatgatgatgatgattatgatgattatgaaCGAAAAGTACATGATTTGCGTATGACTCGCATGGCTCCTCTATTTGCTAGTCAACCACGACTCAAAGAAAGtaagaaaataacaatacactataatttttaatggtaaaacaaaattttgtataaaactctaaatattcaatcaaaatgtttaattaatttttcagtatgcaAAGATTGGGAGAATAGCTTTCTTCTTTCATGCTTTACAAGCTATACATTTAATAGCAATGAAAATGATTCAGTTAATGAAGTACATAAAATAGCAAATGATCTAGAGTACCTAATTGTTCTCTGTGGAAGTAATTTGACTTATTTAAGTGTAACAAAATATCCTACTTCTCAAATAATGCCAATAATCAATGCTAATTGTCCAAATCTTGAGGAGCTTTATTCAggattcaaagaaataatgagtcaagattttgaaaattgtttttctaataTGTCACACCTCAGAGAGCTGACGATTGAATGGCAATGTGAAAACTTAACTCTACCAACGACTTTAGTCAAGTCATTAGAACAAATTAGTGGAACCTTAAAAGATTTACAACTTTCATATACCttcgatgaaaataatttattgttaccaAATTCATTGGCCTCggtaattttcaatttttaataaatattatatattacaatagaaaatatttaatttttaataaattatttatttatttttcataggtATTTCCTCGACTAATCGCTTTGGAGTGTTTAATTATACGTACTTTTGGACTAAGTCAACTATTACTCCAGTCGATaggtgaaatgaaaaatttgtctGATCTACATCTAATATGTTATTGGCCGAAAATTCATCCAATGTTTGATACAAGAATCAATATGTATCCAATtgggaatttaaaaaatctcgagaatttaagtattttttgtgATTATGGTATTagagatgaatttttaattaatctttgtaataatgctacaaaattgaaaaggttaaaaataattggcaCAAATATAACTGATATTGGTATGAgtgcaattgataatttacgaGAATTAGAAGATTTCAATCTTGGTTTAACTGATCTTGGTccacaatcaaaaaaaaatgaatttatcactgatgaatcaattcaatgtttattcAATCGAAAATTGATCGCCTTGAATATATCAAATTGCATTAAAATCACTGATAATGCGTTAattaaacttgttgaaaatttaccaagtttatattctttatttattgaaaatacaaaggTAACTATTAAAGCTGTCGAAAAAGTAGAGAAATTGACAGAACATCGTAAAAAACCACTAATTgtacatgaaaatattcaaaatgttgattgatttttttcaaatcatcaGTGGAaccaaataatgtttttttttattagtctagagttgaataaataaaaaagctaatatattaatttaataaacaacaataaaaaatatctcaatttaaatatttatttgcaatttatttatttttattaatttgttatttcttgtcctaaaaataaataaataaaaaaaataaaatctgtaTGCAATTGTCTGTTGAGtccattaaataatttgatagtttttttatcagtaaacCTCAAAAAGTTAGCTAGTGGATTAAATATagctattgttattttattttattttttttgtggaaaTGTGGtctaattatatatatgtatagaatatctatatatatatatatatatcaaaaccactttctttttgtttgttgacaaataatatatgatattattttttatcataacatattgcaaaaattaaaaattttgaaccCTGTTATTTAGTTCTAAAccagtttaaataaaaaatatctttattatattgtattcggtttaataataaatatgttttaatttaaatatttacttgcaattaatttatttttattaatttgttatttcttgtcctaaaaataatttaaaactaaaaaaataatatacttctattatttattatctataattaattataataaataattttatatatttatcagctAAGCTATAGTCGGCATTGACAAATAAACTATTCATGTTTAAATGCAGTTC from Aphidius gifuensis isolate YNYX2018 linkage group LG5, ASM1490517v1, whole genome shotgun sequence includes:
- the LOC122857986 gene encoding uncharacterized protein LOC122857986, coding for MPKKSGKNFKDTGTTRRHQIDDNEKSLNNITNNNLNISNKNLKRWYLLKKKFGYLNDDDFIVHLLDLADENISQDTTPVIIRNTNNDEEKNSIEDVQKNYGEQDEPRRRSPRKQLVSVITDKSIDKLTNNTDDKTKKLHDHVDDDQQKSLKIKHKNKTKHHKEKRKKRKHLKNTDSLIIDKLPDDIFDNEDEILKINDAIEDHGLIDESVIQINKFQDDNINVPLDNINSKENICQNLQTNDDIDANDNDDNDDDGVDKNISIQDNINYKSISVLKHGTDKLPIVLLSNELTTSKLASMSNHNSSLKSDELLSDDNDADGDDESLSEYTINYTETNDKRITRKRNKNIIKTDEKNNTDDDEGGDEDDDDDSDSELIYKHRKKRHKDLKNKKNHDHRKAPHDGIIIPFESNTENELSKDNTIIINKNIDTTDSALTNDNHRLAIKIKLCENCNTRHTQDACPFESTNNEINDSIKFDDWLKKYKNNVDVKKAILSKNPMSEGYENSSSNKDDVFESDDDTNIAEKKKLINEDKILNIDNNKPLYSRESLPNCFELKLTQNTDHGIGIYANKLIPSFTKLGPLIGTPVKEMDIPDDFSMRHIWEINTNDKIEYLSTTNPIKSNWLRYMRPAEKKIDHNVAIVIKNNNIYFITIEDIKCGMELQYWLDSKLSIWTRKNKTDKTNCGGCNINFLHTFYYRLHCCIFHDTNYSLTIRKYHCKICGVAVLGKDNIMKHAAELHAGRGAYQCQYCKKFFLRLNYLEMHRTYGCSKNPQRSRPLCDFCGRKFCQPQKLKVHIKRMHSDMSEVLKEFQCKSCLKLLGSRAALQRHMKEVHHKDVVAAATCDRCGKMFQNKSNLKIHMLTHSGVKPFKCQEKNCKAAFTTKQCLQFHYKKVHGLSEDMMPKIERSVAYTFESYSGGQHDDNDSDNENDDASNPQQSTSQDNSRNSMDDCSSENGGVVMTQQKDINDYNDCENSVIQETSREEEIINQQLQQQQQQQQEIYTSTKLQSKGSKKWMGEFNPPSIKLSEPSHQVALSQTDIYEFDDTNKKETIAITNIDDKLTMNIYRRTESTNASLLVEAALDAAERDIGTVSSPILDDTDRDGNIYTITNQLNSPLPSSRSPDDSHIDFHMQQQQQDDLMSPVPTPDNRNSSPLNIHNDYHIHRNIDYISSTRAHNIDQYLHNDDIPRTSSSPPPSASTTNYIHMSHGDLESPSTTPNSRYHQDIHHPHPLHPHHHHQHHHQQHQVQNDNLTDEENESVAQNLSISVKDKSLQLDLSTSYKYEQLDLEFRERNFEPFILTNELQGLDMSARSFHTFNGQSPRYQQPPTSSSSSHHHYDNINERQSVDLSRSSNNYSPPPYPHGGSDVLRVVSLDLTPGGRHSVDLSPIRSHLHNNTSRIITSPPSPGSTSHIVDENIDTRLLSSSPLPPPLAPLPSYSSAYPVSPAAYHPPRPGYHYSGYY